TGGGGGGTCTAATTAGAGAGCATAATGGGCCCTGTTagtgtatatttttattaattctagAATTTCAGTAGGTAATATggtattttaaatacttttattatcaccttttaaatttcatctaaaatctttatttcgtttttaagattaataataaaattaactactAATCATGTAGAGAATTAcaatacaaggaaaaaaaatctaaaatgatcatttatattaaaatgaaactaaatATAACAAATTGATCATTAAAGAAACAGAGAAGggcataatttaaaataagaagagaaagaaatataattttaaatatgtgtTGAAGGAGAGAAATACAATTTAgcttttataataaaagttgCATTCAAAGACCACTGGCATTTCTGGTTTCTGTGGTCATGATGGATGTGAAATTTCTCAAACCACAAGCAATCGTGTACGAATGCCGAATGCCCGTAAGAGAAAgacagagaaagaaaaaggaaaatagtaACAAACCGGATGAGGTATTATACAATACCTCTCTTTTTATTTACCGTTCTATTTTTGGTCACATACTAGTTACTACTCATTCTACTACCAATTTAAGCAAACACTAAATAAATGTTCTTCtctactaatattttaaaaattatttaagaaaatattatgttttaaaaaatatatacattaaatgtttttattttataattacttaATTTGTTAGTAAATGTCTAGatatttcttcttgaattgacaACAAGGATTacatatgttttaaatttatgtaaaatgattctttttttttttttacagagtcttaaatttttatgtaagatgcttaaacttttatttttcttcctttgtaaaagaaaatcttTGATTTTTAGTTCTCTAAAATCAATATTACTCTCTACCGTTATATGACATTACATACTTGTGTGTCTAATAGAAGGCCAGGAGATCATCCTAAATACTCTCTAATTCAAAAATAAGTGTCGTAGATTgtttaccacaaaaaaataaaaataatatatatatatatatatatatatatataaaagtttaagCATCTTacataaatagtaaaaaaagacAAGTTTGAAATTGTTTGAAATAGGGGATTTGGCTAATTTCAGGGGGGGTGCATTAGTAATAAGGGGAGGGATGGTAGCAACGAGTTTCTAACGCCAGAGAGATTCAAAGTTTGGATTTTCATGACTTTATTTGCAATTCTATTGGttggaaatttgaaatttaaacgtgttattttactgtttcttttttgtttgagGGAATTTGCACACACACGATATGAAAAAACAACATGAAGTAATATGAATATCAATGAGACTGGAATGGAGTCTGAATTTGGTGAATTATACTCTTCAATCCTGATTTGTAATCAGGGTAAAGTAGTTGCACCCCCAGTTCCCTCTTCATTCGAGCATTACACACTCTCTTCTCACCCCTTGGATTCTTCGCATTTGGCCActctttctgcttctgctctaCACTTTGTAACTTCAACCCTGGCCATTTCTTCTCCACCAATTTCATTGCATATTCAAATACTTCTTCCCTCGGAGCAGGGTCATCATCAACGATATTGTAAACTTCCCTGAAAGTAAAAACTCAACATTAAGATAACTTCAGCACATAAtttactcattatttttatgCATCCCAAGTTTTTGACAGGTGGTTGTGCAAGAATTGCTCTTGTACACTTTATTCTTATCCGGGTCCATAGAATGAGTCAAAGAACAATGAACAAGATAGGAAATATTAACAggattttaaattgtgatcaggGTCACAGTCACATTCATGGTTTCATTGCAATATTGTCGAAAATTGTGAACAGATGCGGTTGGCAAATACGTTGACATTGTGTGTCTGGAATCATAATAGCAAAccgttttttaaaaccttaacTAGCGTACACAACCAATATTTAGACAATACTGTTGGTAAATTCCAGTATGACTTGTGTAGATTCAATATGGTAAGTATTTTAAACGGTAGTTAGTATGGTTTGCATGTTCATGATGAAGAAATTCTAATAAATCTCCAGTTTAAGGTCTGTTCTTGTTAGATAAATGCCTCAGTCAATGCTTTCATCACTGCCATTTACAACAGTTGTTCCTTTACTCTGGAAATTTTTGCCTAGTTAGGTTAGAAACATTTCACTAGAAAGGGTGATAAATGTACCATAAAGTTAATTGTAGTGCATATTCACCTGGGGGGAGGTGCAAGAACAGTAGCCATCAGTGCCTGGCAGATGTCATCAACATGTATTCTGGATGTATATTTTCggttttttctccttttctgaCCTTCTGACATTGGCTTCTGCTTGATTATTGTATCAACagcactaaaacaaaaaaaatgttcaagacaAAGATATATATGCTAAATTGACAGATAAGTGACAGACCAACTTGCCATGTAAACATAAACCCaaacttataatttaaattcagGATGAGTGTCAAAATGTCATATGACACTTATTGAATGGTATATCCTCGGAATGACAGGCTTGAATTGATTATCATGGCAACCAGCTGGGACAAAACTTTTATAGGCTTTTGCAAATCCTAGAAAGAAACTAATAATAGAAGcattacttgaaaaataaattacaataacaGAAGGTAAGTACCTTCTACCGGGGCCATAGATACCTCCTAGTCGAAATAAAAGCGGTGAGATCCCAAGATTGTGAGCCAAATTTGACCAGCCTTCTTCAGAAGCTAACCTTAATTTAGCCAACCCACTTTCCGGGTTTGTTGGATAACTGTGACAGCATGATGCACACACTAAGAGACAACTAACAGAGAAGTTTCAGAAATTTTGGAAGGAAAGTGATTTATTTAGTTACACTCTCTTACTCCTCATCCACCAATTCACCATCACAGTCTCCATAGACACCTGCAAGGCAGAAAGTGTCTCTGTCATCATATTTGAATCTGAAAGCATTAGAAAAGTATGTCAAAGCAGCAGTAGACATGGCTTGTAGTGGGGCAAACCTAGTTTTAAAAAGCCTTAAGTATATCATCTAACAACCAGTGTGGCAACTAAATGTCTGAATTGAATCCTATGACAGTATCTTTATGCACACGCTAAATCATATTAACTTCTAGAATATTTActatattctttattatttttattgaaatgaaaTCTTTCCCACTAGCTTTAAAGGAATCTAACAAACCTTAGGTCAATCCACTCAATAAATggtcaaaatattttgttttttggaaCATTTAGTTGACCTTATGACTACAGATTAAATCCTCAACCAGTTGAGCAAACTCTGAATTTCCGGTAAGATCAACTTAACAGAAGAAGTGtgcataacaataaaatattcttcattAGCACAACAGAAAATTCATCTTATAAATAGTCATTCCCCTGCTGGTTTAGAGGGTGCATCTAATAATGTCTTTGAGTTTATACCTATTATAAGAATGAAGAACTTTCAATCATCAATGCGCACTAAGTAGCACAGCAATTTAATGCCAGCAAGAAGAGTTTTTGCATGgatcaaacaagaaaagaagAGTTCTTCTGACTTTAAAAAGTTACTTGCTCCAAAAAAGCAAAAGTGTTGTACGAACATTTAATGTATCTAGTAGATAATGCAGCAGTTCCAGACCAGAAACCATTTTCTTTtgcaaaggaaaagaaaaaggagaaagcATGAAACGGTGATTTTTCATTTAAGTGCATGACTATACATACTGTAACATTGAACTCATTACTAATTTCAATTAAGACTTACTAGTtgagcttataaaaaaaaaaagacttactAGTTGAAGACAAGTAACAAAGCCACCGAAGATCCCCATCAGTTAACGAGCTTCTCAAAAGCTCTTCATGCCGAAGCATCTACAAATcaacaaaacataattaaaaaaagggggaagctgAAAGAGATTACTCCATTGTACAAAATCAACACAGAATGTTGACATATAACAGTTGTTACAGTAAAATCATACCGGGTCACCAATGCCTACAAGAGGTGGGACAGAAACAAGAATGTGAGAGTAATTTTTCATTACTTGTAGGACATCCACACTgcaaaataacaacaacaaaagccaTATCCCATTTGGTATCAACTACATGGATCACACATCTTATTTGACTCAATCATCAAAGATACTACTCCCTCCGTCCCTAAGACAtagtcaataaatttttttgttcgaCCCTTATTGTAAGACTTCATTTCACCTCTCTTGTGCATTAATTCTTTTTTGACTAAAATATCCTGAattatctctttctctctccaatGGAGATCGAACAAGATGAATAGGttccaaataaaattaagaataaatttgaaaaaatactataaatttaatgcaaataactaaaataaccaACTTTTTTAATATGCCTAAATTAGTCAACTATGTCTTATAATTAAAGATGGAGGAGGGATTATTATTCACCACGAGATGCTCTTAGCAACTATACATTTTAAGTTTTCAATTTCatagtatttatttataatgcAGCAAAAAATCATCCAGGGATACACAAAACAGTGCCCTTTATAGTCCTCAAGTTGGGCATCTAATCCAATTAACACCCACATaacaatttgtgttttttttttcatgaaaaaaaagaaaacttgaaGGCAAAATTATAAGTTGACTCACTCGGGGTGGTTTGCATCGAAAAGGTGGACATTAAACCCCATTTCCTGAAGTTCCTTCTTCTTCACATGGGTTGTGCAAGTCCCAGACACGACCCTACCAATAATCATTAATCCAATGAGAGaaagtttgaactttgaagtaaaaattgaagaaaagagaATGCAATGTAACTAACCATCCTTGGTTGTGGAGTTTGCGTGCAAGTGATTGCCCAAAAAATCCCATACCGAGAATGAACATGCTGCGCTTTTCAGACAACGTTGGGGTTATCGACCCAAAACTTGTCCCAACATGAACATGGCAACGCTCAAGAGGAAGCGATAAGGCTATTTCCATGCCAAAATCTGGGGTTCAACAAAATCATCAagtttttcaatttctattCACTCACCCAACACACACTGATACACTTTCTTTACGATGTCAAAGGGAAGAAGCATAAACAGAGACcgtaaaggttttttttttatataaaaaaatcattatcttTTTGTATGAGAAAGGTAAATGatgtttcataaaattaataaaataaaatgtaatttcaaagattaaattctatattcttgtatttttttaaggattaacTAAAAACAGTGActgatttttttctaaattcgAGTCTTAATTTCTCAACAAAAATTTGACtgtttaaaatttcttaatttttttttattaaaagtttgAATAGTTAAATGATGATGACATAGTGatagttttattatatttattgacaTTTAATTTTCTGGTTGCAAAAACcgtcaaaaattacatgtttaaTTTGTTTGAACTATTTTAAACAATCTTTTTGGCGGTTTTTAGCTATTAAAAATTGCTTCCCTAGGCTTAAAACACAGTCTCCTCTTCTTCACTCTTTACTCCTCCCTCCTCCCTCCTCTCTGTTAAGAAGCAACTTGTGGTGGCTTTTAGCTGCcacagatttttaaaaaaataaattagaaagcTAAGTCGTGTTAAATCAAACACTTTTAAGAAATTATTCAAGAAAACGACTTAGCCACCTTccgtatttttttaaaaaaatctatctaTTTCggcaattaaataataaaattgcacCATTTTGGTGAAAAAGCCCTCTCCTTGCATGTGTAcgtatatatatagttatcagCTAAGAAAATGAAACCCCCTTCCTTACgcaaaataaacaaatagataaaaatttaatgtgTAGATGATCACCAATGTTCTGAACTTTTAAGAAACATCTCCTTCAAGACCTTTCAATGTAGCTTCACACTTTCAGTATGAATTTATAGTTTATTTCATCTGCTAAATCATGCTTACCAACAACTTACTCACTTTTGAGCCTGTTTTCAATTTAAATCCTCCCTTGCATGCTTACCTTCCACCAATAAATAAATGCTAAGTGTGGAACCCGCGAAAGTACGGTGACATAACTTATAACCAACAAAGCTAGAAAGCCTAATTATAGAGAACTGCAACATAACTTTAccattgctttcaattcatacatCTCTGCAATTCTGCGTGGTCACCTTCGTTCAGTTATGATTGGTGTTGGTTAAATAGcatataacattttatttttttcatctctgtccattgataaatataataaatgtggTGGTTGCGTAATAATTTCATGACAAGTCCATATTCCTGTCTCTACTTGGTCACACCCATATTCTGGTGGCAGTTGTGACATGGAATGCAACTTATTATTTCTTCGTGTCCTCTCAAGTGTCAATTCTTAGTTACAGGTTTCAATAATTCTGAACCATATAATACTTGTATACATGCATATGTGtgtcaatttaattatatggtAATGCATTTGCTGAAACTTCAATTAATTGTGAACACATATTTTGCAGCATAGAGAAATGGAAGACTATGTTATAAGGACAATTGTTGTTGGAGTTGTTTCATGGACATCAGCTTTTGTCCTAGTGAGAAGAATCTTTCCCAAGCGTTCTTTTGATTTCTGCAACCGCGTTGTGTCCACGCTCCATGCAACTTTAGCAGTCACATTGGCTTGGCTCTCTGTTGAAGATTGGAAGTGTCCAATTTGTCCTGTGGGATCAAAA
This region of Glycine soja cultivar W05 chromosome 17, ASM419377v2, whole genome shotgun sequence genomic DNA includes:
- the LOC114392491 gene encoding uncharacterized protein LOC114392491 isoform X1 produces the protein MEIALSLPLERCHVHVGTSFGSITPTLSEKRSMFILGMGFFGQSLARKLHNQGWVVSGTCTTHVKKKELQEMGFNVHLFDANHPDVDVLQVMKNYSHILVSVPPLVGIGDPMLRHEELLRSSLTDGDLRWLCYLSSTNSNMMTETLSALQVSMETVMVNWWMRSKRVYPTNPESGLAKLRLASEEGWSNLAHNLGISPLLFRLGGIYGPGRSAVDTIIKQKPMSEGQKRRKNRKYTSRIHVDDICQALMATVLAPPPREVYNIVDDDPAPREEVFEYAMKLVEKKWPGLKLQSVEQKQKEWPNAKNPRGEKRVCNARMKRELGVQLLYPDYKSGLKSIIHQIQTPFQSH
- the LOC114392491 gene encoding uncharacterized protein LOC114392491 isoform X2 → MEIALSLPLERCHVHVGTSFGSITPTLSEKRSMFILGMGFFGQSLARKLHNQGWVVSGTCTTHVKKKELQEMGFNVHLFDANHPDVDVLQVMKNYSHILVSVPPLVGIGDPMLRHEELLRSSLTDGDLRWLCYLSSTSVYGDCDGELVDEDYPTNPESGLAKLRLASEEGWSNLAHNLGISPLLFRLGGIYGPGRSAVDTIIKQKPMSEGQKRRKNRKYTSRIHVDDICQALMATVLAPPPREVYNIVDDDPAPREEVFEYAMKLVEKKWPGLKLQSVEQKQKEWPNAKNPRGEKRVCNARMKRELGVQLLYPDYKSGLKSIIHQIQTPFQSH